One Algoriphagus sp. Y33 genomic window, TAGGAGAAGAAGTTTACGAGAAAATCGAATTGGAAGCTTTCGGAAGACGTGCCGTGCAGATGGCTCGCCAGACCTTGATTCAGCGAATTAAAGATCTCGAAAAAGATATTCTTTACAACAAGTATGAAGAACTGGTAGGTGAAATCGTAAGCGCTGAGGTTTATCAGATTCTGGGAAGAGAGATTCTTCTTATGGACGGTGAAGGCAACGAGTTGATTTTACCCAAAGCAGAGCAGATCTCAAAGGATCGCTTCAGAAAAGGAGATACAGTGAAGGCTATTGTCCACCGTGTGGATATGTCTAATGGTAATCCGAAAATCATTCTTTCCAGAACGTCTCCGGTTTTCCTGGAACGTCTGTTTGAGAATGAAGTACCTGAGGTATATGATGGATTGATTACAATCATCAAGATTGTAAGAGAGCCGGGAGAAAGAGCGAAAGTGGCTGTTGAATCATACGATGATCGTATCGATCCTGTGGGAGCTTGTGTGGGAATGAAAGGGTCAAGGATTCATGCAGTGGTAAGAGAATTGCAGAATGAAAATATTGATGTGATTAATTACACTGAAAACCTGGATTTGTATGTCACTAGAGCATTAAGTCCTGCCAAGGTTTCTTCGATCACAGCGAATGAAGAGACCAAGAGGATTTCTGTTTTCCTTAAGCCTGATCAAGTATCACTTGCCATAGGCAAAGGAGGATACAATATTAAACTTGCGAGTAGATTGATTGGTTATGAAATCGATGTATTCCGTGAGTTGAATGAGTACGAAGAAGAAGATGTAGATTTGATGGAGTTTGTTGATGAAATCGACAGCTGGATCATCGATGAATTAAAAAAGACAGGCTTAGATACTGCCAAAAGCGTATTGAGCTTGACTAAAGAGGACCTGACTCGAAGAACAGAGCTTGAAGAAGAGACTGTAGATGAGATATTTAGGATTCTCGGACAAGAATTTGATCAATAAATCGGGAAATAATCCCCGTGTAATACCCTAATTATTTAAGATTTCGAAAGAAGTTTTTGCTTATGTCAGAAGAAAAAATGATGCGTTTAGGCCAGATAGCCAGAAAACTCAACGTGGGTACGGCAACCATAGTTGAGTCCTTGGCTAAAAAGGGCTATGAGGTGGAGAATAATCCGAATTCCAAGATCAACATGAGTCAAGTTGAAATGTTGAATAAGGAATTCAAATCTTCTGCCCTGGATAAAGAGGAGGCTTCGCACCTCTCTATAGGGAAGCGGCATGAGCCAATTTCTGCAGAGCCGGAACCTGCAAAGGAGGAGCCAAAACCAGTGGAGCCTACGCCTGCACCTACACCAACTCCGGCACCTACTCCTGAGCCTGCGCCTACTCCCACTCCCGCACCTGCTCCTAAAGCAGTCGAGGAGGAGTCTAAGCCGGAGGCCCCTGCACCTACACCTGTTCCTAAAGCAGTGGAGGAGCCTAAGCCTGCGCCGTCTTCTGAACCTTCTTCTCCGCCTGCCGAAGCAGAGAAAATTTCAACCGAATCCCCTAAATTAGAGGGTATTAAAGTTTTGGGTAAAATAGACCTGAGCAAAAACACTTCTTCAGTCCCTAGGCATAAGCAGCATGGCCAGAATAAGTATGGTCAAAAACATGGGGATTCCAGAAAACCTCAACAGCCTGCCCAGCAGCAACCAAAACCTCAGCCAAAGCCTGCTCAGGAAGTGAAAAAGCCGAATGTTCCGCCGGCACCTCAGGTGAAGAAAGAAGAACCAAAGCCTGATCCGCAGAAGCCTACTACTCCTAACGCACCGGCTGCAGGAGATCAGCTGATTTCTGCAAAAGCAGAGTCTCTTAAGGGACTTACAGTTTTAGGGAAAATAGAACTTCCTGCTGACCGACCTAAGAAGAAAGGTGGTCCGGTAGCTTCCTCTGATGAAAGAGGAAGAGATAAAAAACGCCCGCGTAAGCGTATTGATAAGCCGGGAGGAGCTCCTGGGCAAGGAAATCGTCCTGGAGGAGCCGGTCCTGGAAATAGACCACAGGGGGGGGGGCCACGTGGCGCAAACCAACCAAGAGGTGGTGCTCCTGTCAGAGCCCAGAAAGCAGAACCTACCCAGAAGGAAATACAGGATCAAATCAAGCAAACCTTAGCACGCCTTCAAGGTAAAAGTGCCGGAGGAGGAAAGGGCAAGAGCCGAAGAGATAAGAAGGCCGAGAGAGATAGAGATGTAGATTTTGAAACAGATGAAGTAAAAATCTTAAAGGTTACTGAATTTATTTCAGCGAATGACCTTGCTGCATTGATGGATCTTACTGTTAATCAGATTATATCTGCTTGCATGTCTTTGGGTATGTTCGTTTCGATTAACCAGCGCTTGGATGCAGAGGCAATTACAATTATTGCTGATGAGTTCGGTTATGAGGTGGAATTTACCAAATCAATTGAAGATGAGATTGAGGTGGAGGAAAAAGATTCTCCGGAACAATTGGTAGAAAGAGCACCGATCGTCACCATCATGGGGCACGTCGATCATGGGAAGACTTCCTTACTGGATTACATCCGTATGTCCAAAGTGACTGCTGATGAGGCGGGGGGAATCACCCAACACATTGGTGCTTATGATGTAATGACAAAAACAGGTCATAAGATTGCATTCCTTGATACTCCGGGACACGAAGCATTTACAGCGATGCGTGCCCGTGGTGCTAAAATCACGGATGTGGCGATTATCGTAATTGCGGCTGATGACAGCATTATGCCTCAGACCAAAGAAGCGATTAATCACGCACAGGTTGCCGGTGTACCGATGATTTTTGCCATCAACAAAATAGATAGACCAAATGCCAACCCTGCCAAGATCAAAGAAGAGCTTGCAAACATGAATCTCTTGATAGAAGAGTGGGGCGGTAAATATCAATCTCAGGATATCTCTGCTAAAACAGGCGAAGGGATTGATGATTTGTTGGAGAAAGTTCTCTTAGAATCTGAAGTATTGGAACTCACAGCCAATCCGGACAAAAACGCCGCAGGTACAGTTATAGAAGCGTCATTGGATAAAGGACGAGGCTATGTATCTACTATTATGGTTCAGGCCGGTACATTGAAAATCGGAGACATAATTCTAGCCGGTCAGCATCACGGTCGTGTGAAAGCGATGTTTGATCACAAAGGTAAAAAGCTAAAAGAAGCTGGACCATCTACACCTGTTCAGGTGCTTGGTCTGGGTGGAGCTCCACAAGCGGGTGATATTATCAAAGTTTATGATACTGAGCGCGAAGCTAGGGATATAGCCAACTCAAGAGAGCAAATCCAGAGAGAGCAAAGCTTAAGAACCAAGAAGCATATCACCTTGGATGAGATCGGTCGTCGTTTGGCAATCGGTAGCTTCAAGGAACTCAATATCATTATCAAAGGTGACGTGGATGGATCGGTAGAAGCACTTTCTGATTCACTCCTGAAACTTTCTAAGGATGAAGTGAAAGTGAGCATTATCCACAAAGGTGTGGGACAGATTTCTGAATCTGATGTACTGCTTGCTTCAGCTTCTGATGCGATTATCCTCGGATTCCAAGTGAGACCTTCTCCTAATGCGAAGAGACTTGCAGAACAGGAAGAGATTGAAATCAGGCATTATTCTATCATCTACGATGCGATCAACCAAATCAAGGATGCTATAGAAGGCATGCTTGAGCCGGAATTCGAAGAAGTAATCACCGGTAACATCCAGGTTCGTGAAGTATTCAAAATCACCAAAGTGGGTACTGTTGCAGGTTCTTATGTTACAGATGGTTTCATCACCAGAAAGAATAAGATTCGGGTGATCAGAGACGGTATTGTGATCCACGAAGGTGAAATTGATCAATTGAAGCGATTCAAGGATGATGTAGCTGAAGTGAAAGCCGGATACGAATGCGGTATTTCGATCAAGGGCTTCAACAATATCGAGATTGATGATACCATTGAAGGATACGAAATGAAGGAAATCAAGCGTAAGAAATAATTTTCGCTAAGATATATTGATGAATAGGGACAGCATTGCTGTCCCTTTTTTAGTTTTGCACCATGACGACAGCCTTACAGTATCTGATTTGGTTTTTATTTTATTTTTCTTTGGCCAGTCTGATCGTAGGATTGATCCGACCTGTATTTGTGCTTTGGTTTATGGATAGGATGAACCGCCGTAAAGTCCTAAAATTCTACGGAGCTGCTTCCGTTTTATTTTTGTTTATTGGAGTATTGGCGAAATATTATTTCAACTAATAATAAATTATAGGAAATGATTTTGATTTATTGTCGAATATTGAAATAATGATTTTAATTTTTTGATTAGCACTGGTTTTACAAATTGAATTTTAATACTTTTCGAATTGTAATAATCCCAGAATTGAAAAAAGTCCTATCCATATTTCTTTTTGCATGTTTTGCCCTTTACAATTTTGGCTACTATGCGTTTTATATGACATATGAGAGTCATTTGGAAAGCAAATGGGTGGATTATATTTATGGTAATGATCCCGTAAATCTTAAGCAGGAATTAATTGAGATTCCGCTTTCGGCACCTTACATGATGAATCAGGAGAGCTTTCAAGCTACCAATACTCCTTTTGAAAAAGACGGTAAATATTATCGGGCAATTAAGCAACGGTATCAAAATGACACACTTCAGGTGGTAGTAGTGCCTGATACTTCCAGGAAAGCGCTGGATAACACTGTTAAGAAATGGATATCCTCTCTTGTGGATGATGAACTTCCTACAGGAGAAAATGGTAAAGCTGAGGTAAAGCTCTTTGTAAAGGATTATATTATGCCCAATTTAGTTGGGATTTCATCACCTACTTTGTATTCCTTAGATCCTGTCCAAGGATATTTGGTATTTCTGTATACCAATCCCGGCAGTGGGGTTGATTGCCCGCCTCCCCGTACTTCCTGATAGATTTTTTGAGTACTGTTTATGTTTCGTCATGTTTTTGATGTGTGTACGAGCGTAAATAGTTGCCATTATCCCTGCGCTTAA contains:
- the nusA gene encoding transcription termination factor NusA yields the protein MDAKVLIESFAEFARSKNVDRPTMIRILEDVFRAMIRKKFETDENFDVTINADQGDLEIFRIREIVDDNSEDIWDFDKISFTEARKIEPDFEIGEEVYEKIELEAFGRRAVQMARQTLIQRIKDLEKDILYNKYEELVGEIVSAEVYQILGREILLMDGEGNELILPKAEQISKDRFRKGDTVKAIVHRVDMSNGNPKIILSRTSPVFLERLFENEVPEVYDGLITIIKIVREPGERAKVAVESYDDRIDPVGACVGMKGSRIHAVVRELQNENIDVINYTENLDLYVTRALSPAKVSSITANEETKRISVFLKPDQVSLAIGKGGYNIKLASRLIGYEIDVFRELNEYEEEDVDLMEFVDEIDSWIIDELKKTGLDTAKSVLSLTKEDLTRRTELEEETVDEIFRILGQEFDQ
- the infB gene encoding translation initiation factor IF-2; translation: MSEEKMMRLGQIARKLNVGTATIVESLAKKGYEVENNPNSKINMSQVEMLNKEFKSSALDKEEASHLSIGKRHEPISAEPEPAKEEPKPVEPTPAPTPTPAPTPEPAPTPTPAPAPKAVEEESKPEAPAPTPVPKAVEEPKPAPSSEPSSPPAEAEKISTESPKLEGIKVLGKIDLSKNTSSVPRHKQHGQNKYGQKHGDSRKPQQPAQQQPKPQPKPAQEVKKPNVPPAPQVKKEEPKPDPQKPTTPNAPAAGDQLISAKAESLKGLTVLGKIELPADRPKKKGGPVASSDERGRDKKRPRKRIDKPGGAPGQGNRPGGAGPGNRPQGGGPRGANQPRGGAPVRAQKAEPTQKEIQDQIKQTLARLQGKSAGGGKGKSRRDKKAERDRDVDFETDEVKILKVTEFISANDLAALMDLTVNQIISACMSLGMFVSINQRLDAEAITIIADEFGYEVEFTKSIEDEIEVEEKDSPEQLVERAPIVTIMGHVDHGKTSLLDYIRMSKVTADEAGGITQHIGAYDVMTKTGHKIAFLDTPGHEAFTAMRARGAKITDVAIIVIAADDSIMPQTKEAINHAQVAGVPMIFAINKIDRPNANPAKIKEELANMNLLIEEWGGKYQSQDISAKTGEGIDDLLEKVLLESEVLELTANPDKNAAGTVIEASLDKGRGYVSTIMVQAGTLKIGDIILAGQHHGRVKAMFDHKGKKLKEAGPSTPVQVLGLGGAPQAGDIIKVYDTEREARDIANSREQIQREQSLRTKKHITLDEIGRRLAIGSFKELNIIIKGDVDGSVEALSDSLLKLSKDEVKVSIIHKGVGQISESDVLLASASDAIILGFQVRPSPNAKRLAEQEEIEIRHYSIIYDAINQIKDAIEGMLEPEFEEVITGNIQVREVFKITKVGTVAGSYVTDGFITRKNKIRVIRDGIVIHEGEIDQLKRFKDDVAEVKAGYECGISIKGFNNIEIDDTIEGYEMKEIKRKK